The Pricia mediterranea genome includes a window with the following:
- a CDS encoding diacylglycerol kinase, protein MPKESFLKNRIKSVGFAWRGALLLIRTEPSIKIQVVLALVMTAAGFYFEISTLEWIAQVLAIALVIGIEGANTAIEKICDFIHPEFDRRIGFIKDVSAGAVMLVSIGAIIVGLIIYLPKLF, encoded by the coding sequence ATGCCTAAGGAATCTTTTCTAAAGAACCGGATCAAAAGTGTAGGTTTTGCATGGCGTGGTGCCCTACTGCTGATTCGTACCGAACCCAGCATCAAAATACAGGTTGTACTGGCCCTAGTGATGACCGCCGCCGGTTTCTATTTTGAAATTTCCACTCTGGAGTGGATCGCCCAGGTACTTGCCATCGCACTTGTTATCGGTATCGAAGGGGCCAATACGGCCATCGAAAAAATTTGTGACTTCATTCATCCCGAATTCGATCGGCGCATAGGATTTATCAAAGACGTTTCCGCGGGCGCGGTGATGCTGGTCTCCATTGGGGCTATCATCGTCGGGCTGATTATTTATCTGCCCAAATTATTTTAA
- a CDS encoding LptF/LptG family permease, giving the protein MRILDRYILSRFLYNFFSSFVILMFIFIFQTIWLFIDDFAGKGLDVVIIGKFFFYMMPSLTEKVLPLTVLLASILTFGTFAENYEFAAMKASGISLQRSMLPLIIFMVILGGVTFYFANNVIPAAEQKIYNMRRNIAKVKPAAAIEKGVFSDFEGMSIKVDEKYGKKDRFLKNVIIHEKTAANVNSTVIKAKTGELISSEASEIIQLVLRDGHYYTDIETKRASEKKKRPFAKADFDIYRMNIEIPEMEMDLEEENVSNREKMKNVSRLLKDMDSLEQDNERIVRAFSKNIIYRMGGFIPLTPKKTGTPPQQEDRDNASQAEAAATGDDVISTDNQNSITEEPPFPEDTEPLTDATTAPEEGGGSSFPSSKENGVSEKQINIIDQFEDWQQLQLINTAKNTVANILTSVTGKKIELDKRYEIHRRHIFSLHEKYALALSCIILFFVGAPLGAIIRKGGIGLPMVVAILLFLAYYFLGVFAKNYAYKGNINPILGAWLSSLIMLPLGVYLTRRATADKGMMNFGNALDRLKRIFIKKDADA; this is encoded by the coding sequence TTGAGAATTTTAGATCGGTACATTTTATCGCGATTCCTCTACAACTTTTTTAGTTCGTTCGTGATATTGATGTTTATTTTCATCTTTCAGACCATCTGGCTGTTTATAGACGATTTTGCGGGAAAGGGCCTCGACGTTGTGATTATCGGCAAGTTCTTTTTCTACATGATGCCCAGCCTTACCGAAAAGGTATTGCCCCTAACCGTACTGCTCGCTTCCATTTTGACCTTTGGCACCTTTGCCGAAAACTATGAGTTCGCCGCCATGAAGGCGTCCGGAATCTCGTTGCAGCGCTCCATGCTCCCTTTGATCATATTTATGGTGATACTGGGCGGGGTTACCTTCTATTTTGCGAACAACGTTATTCCCGCCGCCGAACAGAAAATCTATAATATGCGCCGCAATATCGCCAAGGTCAAACCGGCAGCTGCCATCGAAAAGGGCGTGTTCAGCGATTTTGAAGGCATGAGCATTAAAGTGGACGAAAAATACGGAAAGAAGGACCGGTTTTTGAAAAATGTCATCATCCATGAAAAAACAGCGGCCAACGTCAACAGCACCGTAATTAAAGCAAAGACGGGGGAACTGATCAGTAGCGAAGCCTCCGAAATTATTCAGTTGGTACTGCGCGATGGGCACTATTATACCGATATCGAAACGAAAAGGGCCTCCGAAAAGAAAAAGCGCCCCTTTGCAAAGGCGGACTTCGATATCTATAGGATGAACATCGAGATTCCAGAAATGGAAATGGATCTGGAAGAAGAGAACGTATCGAACCGTGAAAAGATGAAGAACGTCTCCAGGTTGTTAAAGGATATGGATTCCCTGGAACAGGATAACGAACGCATTGTCCGTGCCTTTTCCAAGAACATCATTTATCGGATGGGAGGCTTTATCCCCCTCACTCCCAAGAAAACGGGAACACCGCCACAACAAGAGGACCGGGACAATGCATCCCAAGCCGAAGCTGCGGCTACCGGTGACGATGTGATTTCCACGGATAATCAAAACAGTATTACCGAAGAGCCCCCGTTCCCCGAAGACACCGAACCACTGACGGATGCTACCACTGCCCCTGAAGAAGGCGGCGGTTCTTCGTTCCCTTCATCCAAAGAAAACGGTGTTTCCGAAAAACAGATAAACATCATCGACCAGTTTGAGGATTGGCAACAGCTGCAGCTCATCAATACGGCAAAAAATACCGTTGCTAATATTTTGACCTCGGTTACGGGCAAAAAGATTGAACTCGATAAGCGGTACGAGATTCACCGCAGACATATTTTTTCTTTGCACGAGAAATATGCCCTGGCCCTATCCTGTATCATCCTATTCTTTGTCGGGGCACCTTTGGGGGCGATCATACGTAAAGGGGGAATCGGCCTGCCCATGGTCGTTGCCATACTTCTGTTTCTGGCCTATTACTTTTTGGGCGTCTTTGCCAAGAATTACGCCTATAAAGGAAACATCAATCCCATTTTGGGCGCATGGCTATCATCGCTGATCATGTTACCTTTGGGCGTATATCTGACCAGACGCGCTACGGCGGACAAGGGCATGATGAATTTTGGAAATGCCTTGGACCGTTTGAAGCGAATATTCATTAAAAAAGATGCTGACGCATGA
- a CDS encoding FtsK/SpoIIIE family DNA translocase: MAKKARKARSKSKKSRRTLGLSKQNKIILGSLLILLSMALFFSFVSFYFTWQDDQSLLTEFSDRNEEAKNLLNKFGASISHFVVYKGFGIASLILTILLCITGLYFFLSLEKKGLFKKWIWGLVFMIWISLALGFLADTHPLLGGLVGYEMNDFLQDYTGKIGVFLILLFGLTFILVRFFEFTPDGAARYFTSKKAALASNRKGGTDSNSTNTSSADIVLDNEEDTPVTIDTYTHKKDIPSLEDEKPAKDDFEVTVPVEEETDELAMEVEKIVEEEEEKDNTSDKLVADFGEFDPTLELGSYKFPTIDLLDPHGVTGGITINQEELEDNKNKIVETLKNYKIGIAQIKATIGPTVTLYEIVPEAGVRISKIKNLEDDIALSLAALGIRIIAPIPGKGTIGIEVPNKNATIVSMRSVIASSKFQKAEMQLPIAFGKTISNETFVVDLAKMPHMLMAGATGQGKSVGLNAVLTSLLYKKHPAEVKFILVDPKKVELTLYNKIERHFLAKLPGSDEAIITDNTKVINTLNSLCIEMDDRYELLKAAMVRNIKEYNTKFKARKLNPNDGHKFLPYIVLVIDEFADLIMTAGKEVETPIARLAQLARAIGIHLIIATQRPSVNVITGIIKANFPARIAFRVTSKIDSRTILDAQGADQLIGLGDMLYTQGNDVTRIQCAFVDTPEVAKITEYIGSQRAYPDAHELPEYSGEDSGTNLDYEIADRDALFQEAAEVIVTAQQGSASLIQRKLKLGYNRAGRIVDQLEAAGIVGPFEGSKARQVLVPDLAALDQLLSNELK; encoded by the coding sequence ATGGCAAAAAAGGCACGTAAAGCGAGGTCCAAATCCAAGAAAAGCAGGAGGACCCTGGGATTATCCAAACAGAACAAGATCATCTTGGGCAGTCTTTTGATATTGCTCAGCATGGCGCTGTTCTTCTCCTTCGTTTCCTTTTATTTCACCTGGCAAGACGATCAGAGCCTACTAACGGAGTTTTCCGATAGAAATGAAGAGGCGAAGAACTTACTGAACAAGTTTGGGGCCAGCATCAGCCATTTCGTAGTGTACAAAGGCTTCGGCATCGCGTCGCTGATTCTTACGATTCTTCTCTGTATAACGGGACTTTATTTTTTCTTGAGCCTTGAGAAAAAGGGCCTCTTCAAGAAGTGGATCTGGGGCCTGGTTTTTATGATATGGATTTCCTTGGCCCTTGGTTTTCTTGCCGATACGCATCCCCTTCTAGGTGGATTGGTGGGCTATGAAATGAACGATTTCCTACAGGATTACACGGGAAAAATAGGCGTTTTTCTGATATTACTTTTCGGACTGACTTTTATCCTGGTCCGTTTTTTTGAATTTACTCCGGACGGGGCAGCGCGTTATTTCACTTCAAAAAAGGCCGCGTTGGCTTCCAATCGTAAGGGGGGTACCGACTCCAATAGTACCAACACCTCCTCTGCGGATATTGTACTCGACAACGAAGAGGATACTCCCGTAACCATCGACACCTATACCCATAAAAAGGATATCCCCTCCCTGGAAGATGAGAAACCGGCCAAAGACGATTTTGAAGTGACGGTTCCCGTGGAGGAAGAAACCGATGAACTGGCCATGGAAGTAGAAAAGATCGTGGAAGAAGAAGAGGAAAAGGACAATACCTCGGACAAGCTCGTTGCCGATTTTGGGGAGTTCGATCCGACCCTGGAATTGGGCAGCTACAAATTCCCCACTATAGATCTCTTGGATCCGCACGGCGTAACCGGTGGCATTACTATCAACCAAGAGGAGCTGGAGGACAACAAGAACAAAATTGTCGAGACGCTCAAGAACTATAAGATCGGTATCGCCCAGATCAAGGCCACCATCGGCCCGACCGTAACCCTCTATGAAATCGTACCCGAAGCCGGGGTCCGTATTTCGAAAATCAAGAATTTAGAAGACGATATCGCCCTTTCCCTGGCGGCGTTAGGAATACGTATTATCGCGCCCATCCCCGGGAAGGGAACCATCGGGATCGAAGTGCCCAACAAAAATGCGACCATCGTATCGATGCGCTCGGTCATTGCCTCCAGCAAGTTCCAAAAAGCTGAAATGCAACTGCCTATCGCCTTCGGGAAAACCATCAGCAACGAAACTTTTGTGGTCGATCTGGCCAAGATGCCACACATGCTGATGGCAGGGGCTACCGGGCAGGGAAAATCCGTCGGCCTGAATGCCGTGTTGACCTCCCTTCTCTACAAAAAACATCCTGCGGAGGTTAAATTCATCCTGGTGGACCCTAAAAAGGTCGAACTGACCCTTTACAATAAGATCGAACGTCACTTCTTGGCAAAATTGCCCGGTTCCGACGAGGCCATTATTACGGACAATACCAAGGTAATCAACACCTTGAATTCCCTCTGTATCGAAATGGACGACCGCTATGAACTGCTGAAGGCCGCGATGGTACGGAATATCAAGGAATACAACACGAAGTTCAAGGCCAGAAAGCTGAACCCCAACGACGGACATAAATTTTTGCCCTATATCGTGCTCGTCATCGACGAGTTCGCCGACCTGATCATGACCGCCGGCAAGGAAGTCGAAACCCCTATAGCCCGGTTGGCACAATTGGCACGGGCCATTGGCATCCATCTTATTATTGCTACCCAGCGGCCATCGGTCAACGTAATTACCGGTATCATCAAGGCCAACTTCCCGGCCCGTATTGCCTTCCGCGTGACCTCAAAAATCGATTCCCGCACCATTTTGGATGCCCAGGGCGCTGACCAGCTCATTGGGCTTGGTGACATGCTTTACACCCAAGGTAATGATGTCACCCGAATACAGTGCGCCTTTGTCGATACGCCCGAAGTAGCGAAAATTACAGAGTATATCGGGTCCCAAAGAGCCTATCCCGATGCCCATGAACTGCCGGAATATTCCGGGGAGGATTCTGGCACAAACCTTGATTATGAAATAGCGGACAGGGACGCCCTTTTTCAGGAGGCCGCCGAGGTCATCGTGACCGCGCAACAGGGTTCCGCCTCCCTTATCCAAAGAAAATTGAAACTGGGCTATAACCGTGCCGGACGAATCGTGGATCAGCTCGAAGCCGCAGGTATCGTAGGTCCCTTCGAAGGCAGTAAGGCGCGACAGGTGCTTGTCCCCGACCTGGCAGCTTTAGATCAGCTGTTGAGCAATGAGCTCAAGTGA
- a CDS encoding peroxiredoxin encodes MTSVGKKFPDLNVNAMNEMGDTFKLNVLEEAKKNNKKVVLFWYPKDFTFVCPTELHAFQEAMDEFEKRNTIVIGASCDTPEVHFAWLNTSRDNGGIEGVTYPILADSNRNLATRLGILDTTNQHYDEESGAITVDGDNVTYRATYLIDEEGTVFHEGINHMPLGRNVKEYLRLIDAYTHVQEKGEVCPANWEEGKDAMTADRKGVADYLSVHAN; translated from the coding sequence ATGACATCAGTAGGAAAGAAGTTCCCCGACCTAAATGTAAACGCCATGAACGAAATGGGCGATACGTTTAAACTCAATGTCTTGGAAGAAGCTAAAAAGAACAATAAGAAGGTAGTTCTTTTCTGGTATCCGAAAGATTTTACTTTCGTATGCCCTACGGAACTGCATGCCTTTCAAGAGGCTATGGACGAGTTCGAAAAGCGTAATACCATCGTAATAGGTGCATCTTGCGATACCCCCGAAGTACATTTTGCCTGGCTCAATACAAGCAGGGACAATGGAGGAATCGAGGGTGTAACTTATCCTATCTTGGCCGACAGTAACAGAAACTTGGCCACCCGTCTGGGTATCTTGGATACCACCAACCAGCATTACGACGAAGAAAGTGGTGCCATCACTGTCGACGGAGACAATGTCACGTACCGTGCTACCTATCTTATAGATGAAGAAGGTACGGTATTCCATGAAGGAATCAACCATATGCCCCTCGGAAGAAACGTAAAAGAATATTTACGTTTGATCGATGCCTACACCCACGTTCAGGAAAAAGGGGAAGTATGCCCCGCGAACTGGGAAGAAGGTAAGGACGCTATGACTGCCGATAGAAAAGGCGTTGCCGATTATCTTTCGGTACACGCGAATTAA
- a CDS encoding DUF6952 family protein: MKLPVIKHLTNFIEENDEDFVLETIETLEALTESPSLKDEELDVIGELISNMYGAIEVNKAIKEGKPRKEALNGFMKRVTGSIDS, encoded by the coding sequence ATGAAGTTGCCAGTAATTAAGCACCTGACCAATTTTATTGAGGAAAACGATGAGGATTTCGTACTCGAGACCATCGAGACGCTGGAAGCGCTAACCGAGTCCCCTTCCCTGAAGGATGAGGAGCTCGATGTGATTGGGGAGCTCATTTCCAACATGTACGGCGCCATTGAAGTCAATAAAGCCATCAAGGAGGGCAAACCGCGAAAAGAAGCATTGAACGGGTTCATGAAGCGCGTGACGGGGTCCATAGATTCGTAA
- a CDS encoding thioredoxin family protein, with protein sequence MVLELDKDNLQAIVADKKEVVVQYSAGWCGNCRIMKPKFKKEASQHDDITFVIVDAEKFPESRKLAKVDNLPTFAAFTDGKLKNQVQTNKYDVLKDLINEVASN encoded by the coding sequence ATGGTACTAGAATTAGATAAAGATAACCTACAGGCAATTGTAGCGGACAAGAAAGAAGTCGTCGTACAGTACTCGGCGGGCTGGTGCGGTAATTGCCGTATCATGAAGCCCAAGTTTAAGAAAGAGGCTTCCCAACACGATGATATCACCTTTGTAATCGTGGATGCTGAAAAATTTCCTGAAAGTAGAAAGCTGGCCAAAGTGGATAATCTCCCTACTTTTGCTGCATTTACCGATGGAAAATTGAAGAACCAAGTACAGACCAACAAATACGATGTACTGAAAGACCTGATAAATGAAGTTGCCAGTAATTAA
- the tpx gene encoding thiol peroxidase yields the protein MAALTFKGNKVHTKGSLPATGSKAPDFKLTKSDLTDASLSDYSGKKMLLNIFPSIDTGTCAQSVRKFNEEAAQLDNTRVLCISKDLPFAQARFCGAEGIDNVEMLSDFRDGNFGKAFNLELSDGPLQSLLSRVVVVLNENQEVVYTQQVTEIVDEPDYKAALEALENA from the coding sequence ATGGCAGCACTTACTTTTAAAGGAAATAAGGTACACACTAAAGGCAGCTTGCCTGCCACCGGTAGTAAAGCCCCCGATTTTAAGCTGACAAAGTCCGATCTTACCGACGCATCGCTCTCGGATTACTCGGGCAAAAAAATGCTGCTCAATATTTTTCCCAGTATCGATACCGGCACCTGTGCCCAATCCGTTCGAAAATTCAATGAAGAGGCGGCGCAACTGGACAACACACGAGTTTTGTGCATCTCGAAAGATCTACCGTTCGCCCAGGCCCGTTTTTGTGGCGCCGAGGGAATAGACAACGTTGAAATGCTATCCGATTTTCGGGACGGTAATTTTGGCAAAGCCTTCAATCTTGAACTTTCCGATGGACCCCTGCAATCTTTGCTCTCCCGCGTCGTTGTAGTATTGAACGAAAATCAAGAAGTGGTCTACACCCAACAGGTTACCGAAATTGTTGACGAACCGGACTATAAAGCAGCGCTAGAAGCACTCGAGAATGCCTAA
- a CDS encoding LolA family protein — protein MNRIYFLICTLVFSTISATAQGSDEAKALLEEVYNKVKGYDNIVVDFKYVLNNAEAGINQETRGDVTLEGEKYVGDFFGAKQIYDGSKVYTIVPENQEVTIEDKSEDENALTPAKMLTFYRDGHKYEMDILQNVNGRKIQYVKLTPMDTDSETESILLGIDAETKHIYKVIEKGKNGTTTTITVNSFKTDQPLSETLFTFDRKKYEDEGYYIIES, from the coding sequence ATGAATAGAATATACTTCCTAATCTGTACCCTCGTATTCTCGACAATAAGTGCGACTGCGCAAGGCTCCGACGAGGCAAAGGCCTTGCTTGAAGAGGTGTACAATAAAGTCAAGGGTTACGACAATATAGTTGTGGATTTTAAATACGTGCTGAACAACGCCGAAGCAGGTATCAACCAAGAGACCCGGGGCGACGTCACCTTGGAAGGTGAAAAATATGTAGGGGATTTTTTCGGGGCGAAGCAGATCTATGACGGCTCGAAAGTCTATACCATCGTTCCCGAAAATCAAGAGGTTACCATCGAGGACAAATCCGAGGATGAAAATGCCCTGACCCCTGCCAAGATGCTGACCTTCTACCGAGACGGACATAAGTATGAGATGGACATCTTACAAAATGTCAACGGAAGAAAAATCCAATACGTCAAACTGACCCCGATGGATACGGATTCCGAAACGGAGTCCATTTTACTGGGCATCGACGCCGAGACGAAGCATATTTACAAGGTTATCGAAAAAGGCAAGAACGGCACTACCACGACTATAACCGTTAATTCTTTCAAAACCGATCAGCCCCTGTCGGAAACCTTGTTTACTTTTGACAGGAAGAAATATGAGGATGAGGGGTATTATATCATTGAGAGTTGA